Proteins encoded together in one Theobroma cacao cultivar B97-61/B2 unplaced genomic scaffold, Criollo_cocoa_genome_V2, whole genome shotgun sequence window:
- the LOC18597388 gene encoding guanosine nucleotide diphosphate dissociation inhibitor 1 yields MDEEYDVIVLGTGLKECILSGLLSVDGLKVLHMDRNDYYGGESTSLNLIQLWKKFRGNDKPPAHLGSSRDYNVDMIPKFMMANGTLVRVLIHTDVTKYLYFKAVDGSYVFSKGKVHKVPATDMEALKSPLMGIFEKRRARKFFIYVQDYDEKDPKTHEGMDLARVTTRELIAKYGLDDNTVDFIGHALALHRDDCYLDEPALDTVKRMKLYAESLARFQGGSPYIYPLYGLGELPQAFARLSAVYGGTYMLNKPECKVEFDDEGKVSGVTSEGETARCKKVVCDPSYLPNKVRKIGRVARAIAIMSHPIPNTNDSHSVQIILPQKQLGRRSDMYVFCCSYSHNVAPKGKFIAFVSTEAETDHPETELRPGIDLLGPVDEIFFDIYDRYEPVNEPSLDNCFISTSYDATTHFESTVMDVLNMYTMITGKVLDLSVDLSAASAAEE; encoded by the exons ATGGATGAAGAGTATGATGTCATAGTGCTGGGAACTGGTCTCAAGGAATGCATCCTCAGCGGTCTTCTTTCTGTTGACGGACTCAAG GTTCTGCACATGGATAGGAATGACTACTATGGAGGAGAGTCTACATCACTCAACCTCATTCAG CTTTGGAAGAAGTTCAGGGGAAATGATAAGCCTCCAGCTCATTTGGGCTCTAGTAGAGATTATAATGTGGACATGATCCCTAAG TTTATGATGGCAAATGGCACTCTTGTGCGTGTCCTCATTCATACAGATGTTACAAAGTATCTGTACTTCAAAGCTGTCGATGGCAGCTATGTTTTTAGTAAAGGAAAG GTTCATAAGGTGCCAGCAACTGACATGGAGGCACTCAAATCTCCACTCATGGGAATATTTGAAAAGCGCCGTGCACGGAAGTTCTTTATATATGTTCAAGATTATGATGAAAAGGATCCTAAAACTCATGAGGGAATGGACTTGGCAAGGGTGACAACTAGGGAGCTAATTGC GAAATATGGTCTTGATGATAACACCGTGGACTTCATTGGTCATGCGTTGGCGCTTCACAGAGATGATTGTTACCTGGATGAACCTGCATTGGATACTGTGAAGAGGATGAAG CTCTATGCGGAGTCTCTTGCACGTTTTCAAGGTGGATCTCCATACATTTATCCACTTTATGGATTGGGCGAGCTGCCCCAg GCTTTTGCACGGCTTAGTGCTGTATATGGTGGAACATATATGTTGAATAAACCTGAGTGTAAG GTGGAGTTTGATGATGAAGGCAAAGTTAGCGGTGTCACATCTGAAGGTGAAACTGCCAGGTGTAAGAAAGTTGTTTGTGACCCTTCCTACTTACCGAACAAG GTTAGGAAGATTGGTAGGGTTGCCAGGGCAATTGCTATTATGAGTCACCCAATCCCAAACACCAATGATTCTCATTCAGTTCAGATTATCCTGCCACAAAAGCAGTTGGGTCGCAGATCAGACAT GTATGTCTTCTGTTGTTCATATTCTCACAATGTTGCTCCAAAGGGCAAATTCATTGCATTTGTTTCAACAGAGGCTGAGACAGATCACCCTGAGACTGAACTAAGGCCTGGAATTGACCTTCTAGGTCCTGTTGATGAGATATTCTTTGATATCTATGACAGATATGAACCAGTGAATGAGCCTTCTTTGGACAATTGTTTTATATCAACG AGTTACGATGCTACAACACACTTTGAATCGACTGTCATGGATGTACTTAACATGTATACCATGATAACTGGAAAG GTTCTTGACCTCAGTGTGGATTTGAGTGCTGCCAGTGCTGCAGAAGAATAG
- the LOC18597387 gene encoding MLO-like protein 1: MAGGGTTLEFTPTWVVAAVCAVIVVISLAAERILHYTGKYLKKKHQKPLFEALEKIKEELMLLGFISLLLTVFQDCIGKICIAEHSDSKWLPCKKYDTESKSTSHFQALFLSTRHLLAEASDSDSDPSAAYCAAEGKVPLLSTTALHHLHIFIFVLAVVHVTFCALTILFGSAKIRQWKHWEDSAAEKEYDPEKVLNTTFTHVQDHDFIKNRFLGIGKNLALLSWMHSFFKQFFGSVTKSDYVTLRLGFINTHCRGNPKFNFHKYMMRALEADFKKVVGISWYLWLFVVAFLLLNIHGWHAYFWIAFIPFMLLLAVGTKLEHVITQLAHEVAEKHVAIEGDLVVQPSDDHFWFHRPQIVLLLIHIILFQNSFELACFFWILVQYHFDSCIMGEVGYVIPRLVIGVIVQFLCSYSTLPLYAIVTQMGSSFRKAIFEEHVQEGIAIWARRAKSKAKGCGKTAKDPKQDSLTLELAKAKEEEKAVEIASESITA, translated from the exons ATGGCAGGAGGTGGCACAACCTTAGAGTTCACTCCGACGTGGGTGGTGGCTGCCGTATGCGCTGTCATAGTTGTAATATCTCTTGCTGCAGAAAGGATCCTTCACTACACTGGCAAG TATTTGAAGAAAAAGCACCAGAAACCCCTCTTCGAAGCCcttgagaaaatcaaagaag AGTTGATGCTGCTGGGGTTCATATCACTTTTGCTCACTGTGTTTCAAGATTGCATTGGCAAAATCTGCATAGCAGAGCATTCGGACAGTAAATGGCTGCCTTGCAAGAAATATGACACCGAATCAAAATCTACCTCCCATTTTCAAGCCCTATTTTTGTCCACCCGCCACCTTCTTGCCGAGGCCTCCGACTCTGATTCCGACCCCTCCGCTGCTTACTGTGCCGCCGAG GGAAAGGTCCCGTTGTTATCCACAACCGCATTGCATCATCTTCACATATTTATTTTCGTGTTAGCAGTTGTCCACGTGACCTTCTGTGCTCTAACCATTCTTTTCGGAAGTGCAAAG ATACGTCAATGGAAACACTGGGAAGATTCCGCCGcagaaaaagaatatgatCCAGAAAAGG TTCTGAACACAACGTTCACCCATGTCCAAGACCATGATTTTATCAAGAATCGTTTCCTGGGGATTGGAAAGAATTTAGCTTTGCTAAGTTGGATG cattcatttttcaaacaattcTTTGGTTCTGTTACTAAATCAGACTATGTCACGTTGCGACTAGGCTTCATCAAT ACGCATTGTCGAGGAAACCCaaagtttaattttcataaGTACATGATGCGTGCTCTGGAGGCCGATTTCAAGAAAGTTGTGGGAATAAG TTGGTATCTTTGGCTATTTGTGGTTGCCTTCCTGTTACTGAATATCCATG GTTGGCACGCATATTTTTGGATAGCATTCATTCCCTTCATG CTTTTACTTGCTGTTGGCACTAAGTTGGAGCATGTGATCACACAGTTGGCTCACGAGGTCGCTGAAAAGCATGTAGCAATTGAAGGGGACTTGGTGGTCCAACCTTCTGATGATCACTTCTGGTTCCACAGGCCCCAAATCGTTCTCCTTCTTATTCATATCATCCTATtccaaaattcttttgaattgGCATGTTTCTTTTGGATATTG GTGCAATATCATTTTGACTCTTGTATCATGGGAGAAGTTGGTTACGTTATCCCTAGACTGGTCATAGG GGTGATCGTTCAGTTTCTCTGCAGTTACAGTACTCTACCACTCTATGCAATCGTCACACAG ATGGGGAGTAGCTTCAGAAAGGCAATATTTGAAGAACATGTTCAAGAGGGCATTGCCATTTGGGCTCGACGGGCAAAGAGTAAGGCCAAGGGTTGTGGAAAGACTGCCAAGGATCCTAAACAAGATTCTTTAACACTTGAGTTGGCAAAGGCAAAGGAAGAGGAAAAGGCGGTAGAAATTGCGTCAGAATCAATTACAGCGTGA